From the Roseateles sp. XES5 genome, one window contains:
- a CDS encoding FAD-binding oxidoreductase, with protein sequence MKTDVIVLGAGVVGISTAIHLARRGKKVVMIDRRGPAEETSYGNAGLIQREGVFPYGFPHDFGALFRYALNNTIDAHYHPSAIPGIIPFLARYWWHSGFRQHQSIAHLYAPLIENSISEHADLIAASGADDLIRKDGWMKVFRSEKERDKAYAEAEKLSANFGVNHQKLTTAEVAAAEPHIRAELTGGLRWTDPWSILDPQSLLKRYLAYFQSLGGELKSGDAATIEHVLEGEGWRIATPEGPLEAKDVVVALGPWADTVTRKLGYHFPLAVKRGYHMHYGAEEGATLNNWVLDAERGYFLAPMLRGIRLTTGAEFAKRDTRKTPVQLRRAEKVAREFFPLAERRDEEPWMGARPCTPDMMPIIGKAPRHAGLWFAFGHAHHGMTLGPITGRVLAEKMLGERTVINIGPYRPERFIA encoded by the coding sequence ATGAAGACGGATGTGATTGTTCTCGGCGCGGGCGTGGTCGGCATTTCGACGGCGATCCATCTGGCACGGCGCGGCAAGAAGGTGGTGATGATCGACCGCCGCGGCCCGGCGGAGGAGACCTCCTACGGCAATGCCGGCCTCATCCAGCGCGAAGGCGTCTTCCCCTATGGCTTCCCGCACGATTTCGGTGCGCTCTTCCGCTATGCGCTGAACAACACCATCGACGCCCACTACCACCCCTCGGCGATCCCCGGCATCATCCCGTTCCTCGCCCGCTACTGGTGGCATTCCGGCTTCCGCCAGCACCAGAGCATCGCCCATCTCTATGCCCCGCTCATCGAGAACTCGATCAGCGAACATGCCGATCTCATCGCCGCCTCCGGCGCCGACGATCTCATCCGCAAGGATGGCTGGATGAAGGTGTTTCGCTCGGAGAAGGAGCGGGACAAGGCCTATGCGGAAGCGGAAAAGCTTTCCGCCAATTTCGGCGTCAACCACCAGAAGCTGACGACGGCGGAAGTGGCCGCGGCAGAACCGCATATCCGCGCGGAACTGACCGGGGGTCTGCGCTGGACCGATCCATGGTCGATCCTCGACCCGCAGAGCCTTCTCAAGCGCTATCTCGCCTATTTCCAATCCCTCGGCGGCGAATTGAAATCCGGCGACGCGGCGACCATCGAACATGTGCTGGAGGGCGAAGGCTGGCGTATCGCGACGCCCGAGGGGCCGCTGGAAGCCAAAGACGTCGTCGTCGCACTCGGCCCCTGGGCCGATACGGTGACACGCAAGCTCGGCTACCACTTCCCGCTCGCCGTCAAGCGCGGCTACCACATGCATTATGGTGCGGAAGAGGGTGCGACGCTCAACAACTGGGTGCTCGACGCCGAGCGCGGTTATTTCCTCGCGCCCATGCTGCGCGGCATTCGCCTGACCACGGGCGCCGAATTCGCCAAGCGCGACACGCGCAAGACCCCGGTCCAGCTCCGCCGCGCCGAGAAGGTCGCGCGCGAATTCTTCCCGCTCGCCGAGCGGCGCGACGAGGAGCCGTGGATGGGCGCGCGCCCTTGCACGCCGGACATGATGCCGATCATCGGCAAGGCCCCCCGCCACGCCGGACTCTGGTTCGCCTTCGGCCACGCCCACCACGGCATGACCCTCGGCCCGATCACGGGCCGCGTGCTGGCGGAAAAGATGCTGGGCGAGCGCACCGTGATTAATATCGGGCCCTACCGGCCGGAGCGGTTCATCGCCTGA
- a CDS encoding GntR family transcriptional regulator — MGNLALEPLDRPDGMTTHEYAHRRLRQAIMVGSIRPGESLTIRGIAEAMESSPTPVREALRRLSSEGALRVLDNRRIMVPRMTADRFSELVSLRSMLEQHAARRAVPHITERRIDQLAEIDRAQDEAISRKDNANALLLNQEFHRTLYTANPEQVIMPMVESIWLQLGPFLGIAMEHVAQLYFVDRHQEAIEALRKRDEDAVAAAIKADISEGIGGFERSAIENLLKLAGQ, encoded by the coding sequence TTGGGCAATTTGGCGCTTGAGCCGCTGGACCGGCCGGACGGGATGACGACCCATGAATACGCGCATCGGCGCCTGCGCCAGGCGATCATGGTCGGCTCGATCCGCCCGGGCGAATCGCTGACGATCCGCGGCATCGCCGAGGCGATGGAGAGCAGCCCGACGCCCGTGCGCGAGGCGCTGCGGCGTCTGTCCTCCGAGGGCGCTTTGCGCGTGCTCGACAATCGCCGCATCATGGTGCCGCGCATGACGGCGGATCGTTTCAGCGAGCTCGTCTCCCTGCGCTCCATGCTGGAGCAGCATGCCGCCCGCCGGGCCGTGCCGCACATCACCGAGCGGCGCATTGACCAGCTCGCCGAGATCGACCGCGCACAGGACGAGGCCATCTCGCGCAAGGACAACGCCAACGCCCTCCTCCTGAACCAGGAATTCCATCGCACGCTCTACACCGCCAATCCCGAGCAGGTGATCATGCCGATGGTGGAGAGCATCTGGCTCCAGCTCGGCCCCTTCCTCGGCATCGCCATGGAGCATGTCGCCCAGCTCTATTTCGTCGACCGCCACCAGGAGGCCATCGAGGCGCTGCGCAAGCGTGACGAGGATGCCGTGGCCGCGGCGATCAAGGCCGACATTTCCGAAGGCATCGGCGGGTTCGAACGCTCGGCCATCGAGAATCTCTTGAAACTTGCAGGACAGTGA